One window of the Candidatus Stoquefichus sp. SB1 genome contains the following:
- the xerC gene encoding tyrosine recombinase XerC produces MNKFQKDIHDYLDYLKYQKNYSPLTIDGYQRDIEQFTVYLIEQNINSFGDVEYAFLRGYLTKLHQENLSAKTINHKMSSLRGFYRYLLNQELIVDNPFLLVDSLKEPQRNPDFLYIDEMIALLDSIEINTSLGRRNKAMLELMYASGLRCSEVVELTIPQIDFSRQLLLIHGKGNKDRYVPFHDYAAQWLKDYMSEDRKELMAKKHQEHSYVFVNKLGGKMTNRGVEDIVNRVMQHFDATKKIHPHTFRHSFATHLLQQGIDIRVVQELLGHTNLSTTQVYTHITNQHLKEVYDHAHPRNK; encoded by the coding sequence ATGAATAAATTCCAAAAAGATATTCATGATTATCTTGATTATTTGAAATATCAAAAAAATTATTCCCCTTTAACAATTGACGGGTATCAAAGAGATATTGAACAATTTACAGTTTATTTAATCGAACAAAATATCAATAGTTTTGGTGATGTTGAGTATGCTTTTTTAAGAGGTTACTTGACGAAACTTCATCAAGAAAATCTATCAGCCAAAACAATTAATCATAAAATGAGTAGTCTTCGAGGGTTTTATCGTTATCTTTTAAATCAGGAACTAATTGTAGATAATCCATTTTTGCTTGTTGATTCTTTAAAAGAGCCACAAAGAAATCCTGATTTCCTTTATATTGATGAAATGATTGCATTATTAGATAGTATTGAAATCAATACATCATTGGGACGACGTAATAAAGCGATGCTAGAATTAATGTATGCATCAGGTTTAAGATGTAGTGAAGTTGTTGAATTAACAATTCCGCAAATTGATTTTTCTAGACAGCTTCTCCTTATTCATGGAAAAGGCAATAAAGATCGCTATGTGCCTTTTCATGATTATGCTGCTCAGTGGTTAAAAGATTATATGTCTGAAGATCGTAAGGAATTGATGGCTAAAAAACACCAAGAGCACTCATATGTGTTTGTCAATAAATTGGGTGGAAAGATGACAAACCGTGGTGTTGAGGATATTGTCAATCGAGTCATGCAGCATTTTGATGCCACTAAAAAAATTCATCCTCATACCTTTCGTCATTCTTTTGCAACGCATCTTTTACAACAAGGTATTGATATTAGAGTTGTGCAAGAATTATTAGGACATACCAATCTTTCAACAACCCAAGTTTATACACATATTACAAATCAGCATTTAAAAGAAGTTTATGATCATGCTCATCCAAGGAACAAATAA
- the rplU gene encoding 50S ribosomal protein L21 gives MYAIIETGGKQLKVEVGDTIFVEKLDVAEGETVVLDKVLFIGDKTNKIGNPYIKGATVTAKVEKQGKEKKVVIYKYNPKKHYHKKQGHRQPYTKLVIEDIKKTARKAAAKKEETVEAAAE, from the coding sequence ATGTACGCAATTATTGAAACTGGTGGAAAACAATTAAAAGTAGAAGTTGGAGATACTATTTTTGTAGAAAAATTAGATGTTGCTGAAGGAGAAACAGTTGTTTTGGATAAAGTTTTATTCATTGGTGATAAAACAAATAAAATTGGTAACCCATATATCAAGGGTGCAACTGTCACAGCAAAAGTAGAAAAACAAGGGAAAGAAAAGAAAGTTGTTATCTACAAATATAACCCTAAGAAACATTATCATAAGAAACAAGGTCATAGACAGCCTTATACAAAATTAGTTATTGAAGATATCAAAAAAACAGCTAGAAAAGCTGCTGCTAAAAAAGAAGAAACAGTTGAAGCAGCTGCAGAATAA